In Stenotrophomonas sp. 610A2, one DNA window encodes the following:
- a CDS encoding DUF2147 domain-containing protein: MRTTFKTLLLALPLLAAGFSANASDSAAGRWRTIDDETGRVKSIVEITQAANGTLSGRVLQVLQSEQGPHPVCNKCEGANKGKPIEGMTILWNVRPDGTNKWANGTILDPAKGKTYSSKVALVDNGRKLDVSGCISFICRTQTWLRDQ; the protein is encoded by the coding sequence ATGCGTACTACTTTCAAAACCCTGTTGCTGGCCCTGCCGCTGCTGGCCGCCGGCTTTTCCGCCAACGCCAGCGACAGCGCCGCCGGCCGCTGGCGCACCATCGATGACGAAACCGGCCGGGTGAAGTCGATCGTCGAGATCACCCAGGCCGCCAATGGCACCCTCAGCGGCAGGGTGCTGCAGGTGTTGCAGTCCGAGCAGGGCCCGCACCCGGTCTGCAACAAGTGTGAAGGTGCCAACAAGGGCAAGCCGATCGAAGGCATGACCATCCTCTGGAACGTCCGCCCGGACGGCACCAACAAGTGGGCCAACGGCACCATCCTGGATCCGGCCAAGGGCAAGACCTACAGCTCCAAGGTCGCCCTGGTGGACAACGGCCGCAAGCTGGACGTCTCCGGCTGCATTTCATTCATCTGCCGCACCCAGACCTGGCTGCGCGACCAGTAA
- a CDS encoding ABC transporter permease/M1 family aminopeptidase — protein sequence MTLAFLRFELREQLRSPLLWLLAALFALIAFGAASSDAVQIGGGIGNVHRNAPSVIATFMTSFTLLGLLVVTLFVSNALLRDFELGTSELVFSSPIKRRDYLLGRLGAALLASLLMYVIIATGLFIAQFMPWIDAARLGPVSLQPYLWSFVFMVLPNVLFTTALLALLAVTTRNILWVYIGVIVFFVLYGVSRALLADIDNMRIAALLDPLGMRAMSQAMRYWSAEERNTGLPAFTGYLLENRVLWLAVTGALFAATFALFRTERSGTGRKRGKKVASVATTDSKRSNVVAPKVTPNFNTATGWRQLLRQVGFDAFGVFRSAPFLVLLVLGMANFIPTALHRRTMYGTPSWPVTSQMLEALQGSFSFLLIIIVLFYAGELVWRERSARIAGISDAMPVPNWVPLLGKFLTLIAVVFAFQAVGGLTAIAIQLSKGYTQIEPLLYFKTLALDSVVYILMGGMALVLQVLSNNKFMGYALLILLLIGQSVLGMLDYTQNLYNFGSWPIAPYSDMNGYGHFLTGQLAFQGYWMLFLLALLLLCAALWVRGVDSGWRQRLRLAKQRLRGPLGAGLAAATLAFIACGGWLYWSTNIRNEFVSPDQQLDRQARYEREYRKYKDLPQPRIIAIDNNVDLHPETQSVRIDGVYRVRNTHSAAIPDIHVAMGDDSTLASIEMGGAKLTTHDEELGYRIYHLDAPMAPGEERDIRFTVDIHPNGITSDQAQSQIVDNGSFFNSRVLPAFGYDTGAEIDDRNERRKRDLGEPTRMPKLEDEAARANTYISNDSDWLDFRSTICTAPDQIALAPGYLQKEFERDGRRCFSYAMDRPMLNFYAYLSARWTVKKATYKNIPIEIYYDAKHPYNVDRMIEGVQKSLAYYEANFSPYQHKQVRIIEFPGYQSFAQSFANTIPYSESIGFIADLRDKDDVDYVFYVTAHEVAHQWWAHQVIGANVQGATVLSESLSQYSALMVMEKEYGRGHMRQFLKDELDNYLSGRGGEDVEELPLYRVENQQYIHYRKGSVVFYRLREEMGEEALNRALSRFIQAKAFQQPPYTTSAELLEFIRAEAKPEQQALITDLFEKISFYDNRVVEANAKKRADGRYDVTLQLHADKRYADGMGKETAGTLDDWIEVGVFAKGASGKERDEKVLYLQRHHITAAAPSITVTVDQKPDEAGFDPYNKLIDRVSADNRKRVTVQ from the coding sequence ATGACCCTCGCTTTCCTGCGCTTCGAGCTGCGCGAGCAGCTGCGTTCTCCCTTGTTGTGGCTGCTTGCGGCGCTGTTCGCCCTGATCGCCTTCGGCGCTGCTTCCAGCGACGCCGTCCAGATCGGCGGCGGCATCGGCAACGTGCACCGCAATGCACCGTCGGTGATTGCTACGTTCATGACTTCCTTCACCCTGCTCGGGCTGTTGGTGGTCACCTTGTTCGTCAGCAACGCTTTGCTGCGTGACTTCGAACTGGGCACCTCCGAACTGGTGTTCTCCAGCCCGATCAAGCGCCGCGATTATCTTCTCGGGCGTCTTGGTGCGGCCCTGCTGGCCAGCCTGCTGATGTACGTGATCATCGCGACAGGCCTGTTCATCGCCCAGTTCATGCCATGGATCGATGCGGCCCGGCTTGGCCCGGTGTCACTGCAGCCCTACCTGTGGTCGTTTGTTTTCATGGTGCTGCCGAACGTACTGTTCACCACCGCCTTGTTGGCGCTGCTGGCGGTAACCACCCGCAACATCCTGTGGGTCTATATCGGCGTCATCGTGTTCTTCGTGTTGTATGGCGTCAGCCGTGCACTGCTGGCCGATATCGACAACATGCGTATTGCCGCCCTGCTCGACCCGCTCGGCATGCGCGCGATGAGCCAGGCAATGCGTTACTGGTCGGCAGAAGAGCGCAACACCGGCTTGCCCGCGTTCACCGGCTACCTGCTGGAGAACCGCGTGTTGTGGCTGGCGGTGACCGGCGCGTTGTTCGCCGCGACCTTTGCGCTGTTCCGGACCGAGCGCAGTGGTACCGGCCGCAAGCGCGGCAAGAAGGTGGCCAGCGTTGCTACCACCGACAGCAAGCGCAGCAATGTGGTCGCCCCCAAGGTCACTCCGAACTTCAACACGGCGACCGGTTGGCGGCAGCTACTGCGCCAGGTCGGGTTTGATGCCTTTGGTGTTTTCCGCAGCGCGCCCTTCCTGGTGTTGCTGGTGCTGGGCATGGCCAACTTCATTCCCACGGCCCTGCACCGCCGCACCATGTACGGCACGCCAAGCTGGCCGGTGACCTCGCAGATGCTGGAAGCACTGCAGGGCAGCTTCAGCTTCCTGCTGATCATCATCGTGCTGTTCTACGCTGGCGAACTGGTGTGGCGTGAACGCAGCGCGCGCATCGCCGGCATCAGCGACGCCATGCCGGTGCCGAACTGGGTGCCGCTGCTGGGCAAGTTCCTCACCTTGATCGCAGTTGTATTCGCATTCCAGGCCGTCGGCGGGCTCACCGCAATCGCCATCCAGCTGAGCAAGGGCTACACCCAGATCGAGCCCCTGCTGTATTTCAAGACGTTGGCGTTGGACTCGGTGGTCTACATCCTGATGGGCGGCATGGCCTTGGTGCTGCAGGTACTGAGCAATAACAAGTTCATGGGCTATGCGCTGCTGATCCTGTTGCTGATCGGGCAGTCAGTGCTGGGCATGCTCGACTACACCCAGAACCTGTACAACTTCGGCAGCTGGCCGATCGCTCCGTATTCGGACATGAACGGCTACGGCCATTTCCTGACCGGGCAGCTGGCCTTCCAGGGCTACTGGATGCTATTCCTGCTGGCATTGCTGTTGCTGTGTGCTGCCTTGTGGGTACGCGGTGTGGATTCGGGTTGGCGGCAGCGCCTGCGCTTGGCAAAGCAGCGCCTCCGCGGTCCGCTGGGTGCAGGCCTGGCAGCGGCCACGCTGGCCTTCATCGCCTGCGGTGGCTGGCTGTACTGGAGCACCAACATCCGTAACGAGTTCGTCTCGCCGGACCAGCAGCTTGATCGCCAGGCCCGCTACGAGCGCGAGTACCGCAAATACAAGGACCTGCCGCAGCCGCGCATCATCGCCATCGACAATAATGTCGACCTGCACCCGGAAACCCAGTCAGTACGCATCGATGGTGTCTACCGTGTGCGTAATACGCATTCGGCGGCGATACCGGACATCCATGTCGCGATGGGCGATGACAGCACCCTGGCCAGCATCGAGATGGGCGGCGCCAAGCTGACCACCCACGATGAGGAACTGGGCTACCGCATCTATCACCTCGACGCACCGATGGCACCTGGCGAGGAGCGCGACATCCGCTTCACCGTCGACATCCACCCCAACGGCATCACCTCCGACCAGGCCCAGAGCCAGATCGTCGACAACGGCAGCTTCTTCAACAGCCGCGTGTTGCCTGCGTTCGGCTATGACACCGGCGCCGAGATCGACGACCGCAACGAGCGCCGCAAGCGCGACCTCGGCGAACCGACGCGCATGCCCAAGCTGGAGGATGAGGCCGCACGCGCCAATACCTATATCTCCAACGATTCGGACTGGCTGGACTTCCGCAGCACCATCTGCACAGCACCGGACCAGATCGCCCTGGCACCGGGCTACCTGCAGAAGGAATTCGAACGCGATGGCCGTCGCTGCTTCAGCTACGCCATGGACCGGCCGATGCTGAATTTCTACGCCTATCTGTCGGCACGCTGGACAGTGAAGAAGGCAACGTACAAGAACATTCCGATCGAGATCTATTACGACGCCAAGCATCCGTACAACGTCGATCGGATGATCGAGGGCGTGCAGAAGTCACTGGCCTATTACGAAGCCAACTTCAGTCCGTACCAGCACAAGCAGGTGCGCATCATCGAGTTCCCCGGCTACCAGTCGTTCGCGCAGAGCTTTGCCAACACCATCCCCTACTCGGAGTCGATCGGTTTCATCGCCGACCTGCGCGACAAGGATGATGTCGACTATGTGTTCTATGTCACCGCGCATGAAGTGGCGCACCAGTGGTGGGCACACCAGGTGATCGGCGCCAATGTGCAGGGTGCGACCGTGCTGTCCGAGTCCTTGTCGCAGTACTCGGCCTTGATGGTGATGGAGAAGGAATACGGACGCGGCCACATGCGACAGTTCCTGAAGGATGAGCTGGACAACTACCTGTCGGGCCGCGGCGGCGAGGATGTAGAGGAACTGCCGCTGTACCGCGTGGAGAACCAGCAGTACATCCATTACCGCAAGGGCTCGGTGGTGTTCTACCGCCTGCGTGAGGAAATGGGCGAGGAAGCATTGAACCGCGCGTTGTCGCGCTTCATCCAGGCCAAGGCCTTCCAGCAGCCGCCATACACCACCTCGGCCGAGTTGCTGGAGTTCATCCGCGCCGAAGCAAAGCCCGAGCAACAGGCATTGATCACCGACCTGTTCGAGAAGATCAGCTTCTACGACAACCGCGTGGTCGAGGCCAATGCGAAGAAACGCGCCGACGGCCGCTACGACGTGACCCTGCAACTGCACGCCGACAAGCGTTACGCCGACGGCATGGGCAAGGAAACCGCAGGGACGCTGGACGACTGGATCGAGGTCGGCGTATTCGCCAAGGGTGCCTCCGGCAAGGAGCGCGATGAGAAGGTGCTGTATCTGCAGCGCCATCACATCACCGCCGCTGCTCCCAGCATCACCGTCACCGTGGACCAGAAACCCGACGAAGCCGGTTTCGACCCGTACAACAAGCTGATCGACCGTGTATCGGCCGACAACCGCAAGCGAGTGACGGTGCAGTAG
- a CDS encoding ABC transporter ATP-binding protein produces MLQIRGLSKTYANGVHALKNVDLDIPRGMFGLLGPNGAGKSSLMRTLATLQEADAGSATLTTADGASIDILRDKDALRRKLGYLPQDFGVYPKVSALDLLDHFAVLKGLTARKQRKEVVEALLQQVNLWDARKRKLGTYSGGMRQRFGIAQALLGNPQLVIVDEPTAGLDPEERNRFLNLLAEIGENVAVILSTHIVEDVTDLCPTMAIMNKGQVLLTGRPTDAINALQAQVWRKQVAKTALPDYESRFTVLSTRLVGGRPVIHVFADNCPEAGFEPVAPGLEDVYFQRLRLQAQAA; encoded by the coding sequence ATGCTGCAGATCCGTGGTTTGTCGAAAACCTACGCCAATGGCGTACACGCACTCAAAAATGTCGACCTCGACATCCCCCGCGGCATGTTCGGCCTGCTCGGCCCCAACGGCGCCGGCAAATCCTCGCTGATGCGCACCCTGGCCACGCTGCAGGAGGCCGATGCTGGCAGCGCCACACTAACCACCGCCGATGGCGCCAGCATCGACATCCTGCGCGACAAGGACGCGCTGCGCCGCAAGCTGGGCTACCTGCCGCAGGATTTCGGCGTCTACCCGAAAGTAAGCGCGCTGGACCTGCTCGACCATTTCGCCGTGCTCAAGGGCCTGACCGCGCGCAAGCAGCGCAAGGAAGTTGTCGAAGCGCTGCTGCAGCAGGTCAACCTGTGGGATGCACGCAAGCGCAAGCTCGGCACCTACTCCGGCGGCATGCGCCAGCGCTTCGGCATTGCCCAGGCGCTGCTCGGCAACCCGCAGCTGGTCATCGTCGATGAGCCAACCGCTGGCCTGGACCCGGAAGAACGCAACCGTTTCCTCAACCTGCTTGCCGAGATCGGCGAGAACGTGGCGGTGATCCTGTCCACGCATATCGTCGAAGACGTCACCGACCTGTGCCCGACCATGGCCATCATGAACAAGGGCCAGGTACTGCTCACCGGACGCCCCACTGATGCGATCAACGCACTGCAGGCGCAGGTCTGGCGCAAGCAGGTGGCAAAAACCGCCCTGCCTGACTACGAGAGCCGTTTCACCGTGCTGTCGACGCGACTGGTCGGCGGCCGCCCGGTGATCCATGTGTTCGCCGACAACTGCCCTGAAGCAGGCTTCGAACCGGTAGCGCCGGGTCTCGAGGACGTCTACTTCCAGCGCCTGCGCCTGCAGGCGCAGGCCGCCTGA
- the gloA2 gene encoding SMU1112c/YaeR family gloxylase I-like metalloprotein, which translates to MSLLGIHHVAVIAADYARSRDFYVRILGLEVIAENYRSERDSWKLDLRLPDGSQLELFSFPNPPARPSRPEACGLRHLAFRVSALDEVVAHLQREGVTCEPIRVDEFTGRRFTFFADPDDLPLELYETPAP; encoded by the coding sequence ATGAGCCTGCTTGGCATCCATCATGTTGCAGTAATTGCGGCGGATTACGCACGTTCGCGGGATTTCTATGTGCGCATTCTCGGGCTGGAAGTGATTGCCGAGAATTACCGCAGCGAGCGCGACTCGTGGAAGTTGGACCTGCGCCTGCCTGATGGCAGCCAGCTTGAGTTGTTTTCCTTCCCAAACCCTCCTGCACGCCCCAGCCGGCCGGAAGCCTGCGGACTGCGCCACCTCGCCTTCCGCGTTTCAGCGCTGGATGAGGTTGTCGCGCATCTGCAACGCGAAGGAGTCACCTGCGAGCCGATACGCGTTGATGAATTCACCGGCCGCCGCTTCACCTTCTTCGCCGACCCGGACGATCTACCGCTGGAACTCTACGAGACACCAGCCCCGTAG
- a CDS encoding serine hydrolase domain-containing protein, whose translation MPRWKPRLALLCLLACSSLAAAAPLAPPDPGIDGLMQRYDGQVPGASVLVLKDGQPAFRRSYGLAVLEDGTAVTPASSFRLASVSKQFTAAAILLLAEDGKLGIDDPLKKWLPSLPAVADTMTLRQLLSHTSGLLDYEELMDPADTRQVHDADVLQLLQKENRTYFTPGSDYRYSNSGYALLALVVGKASGSDFASFLRQRVFLPLGMHNTYAHQDGVDEVPNRVYGYSQIDGRWQRTDQSTTSAVLGDGGIYSSIDDLAKWDAALYDERLLKATSLRLAFSPATKTGEPDVPFYGFGWRINGDALWHSGESIGFRNVIVRYPKQKLTVIVLSNRNEPEPYALAIDIARRWLDAAR comes from the coding sequence ATGCCACGCTGGAAACCCCGACTCGCCCTGCTGTGCCTGCTCGCGTGCTCCAGCCTGGCCGCTGCCGCCCCCTTGGCCCCGCCCGATCCAGGTATCGACGGCTTGATGCAGCGCTACGACGGCCAGGTGCCTGGTGCCTCGGTACTGGTACTCAAGGATGGCCAGCCCGCATTCCGTCGCAGCTACGGCCTTGCGGTGCTGGAGGACGGCACCGCTGTCACCCCCGCCAGCAGCTTCCGGCTGGCCTCGGTCAGCAAGCAGTTCACCGCCGCAGCCATCCTGCTGTTGGCCGAGGACGGCAAGCTGGGCATCGATGATCCACTGAAGAAGTGGCTGCCCAGCCTGCCCGCCGTCGCCGACACGATGACGCTGCGGCAGCTGCTCAGCCACACCAGCGGCCTGCTCGATTACGAAGAACTGATGGACCCTGCCGACACCCGCCAGGTGCATGACGCCGACGTGCTGCAGCTGCTGCAGAAAGAGAACCGGACTTACTTCACGCCCGGCAGTGACTACCGCTACAGCAATAGCGGCTATGCCTTGCTGGCGCTGGTGGTAGGCAAGGCCTCGGGCAGCGACTTCGCCAGCTTCCTGCGCCAACGTGTTTTCCTACCGCTTGGCATGCACAACACCTACGCGCATCAGGACGGCGTTGATGAAGTGCCCAATCGCGTCTATGGCTACAGCCAGATTGACGGCCGCTGGCAGCGTACCGACCAGAGCACCACCAGCGCCGTGCTTGGTGATGGCGGCATCTACTCCTCGATCGATGACCTGGCCAAGTGGGATGCAGCGCTGTACGACGAGCGCCTGTTGAAGGCGACTTCACTGCGGCTGGCCTTCAGCCCGGCGACAAAGACCGGCGAGCCCGACGTGCCGTTCTATGGCTTCGGCTGGCGCATCAATGGCGACGCGCTGTGGCATAGCGGCGAGAGCATCGGTTTCCGCAACGTGATCGTGCGTTACCCAAAGCAGAAACTGACGGTGATCGTATTGAGCAACCGCAACGAACCCGAACCCTATGCGCTGGCCATCGACATCGCCCGGCGCTGGCTGGATGCCGCGAGATGA
- a CDS encoding DUF885 domain-containing protein, whose protein sequence is MPYSPLRLLALAIASIMTLSVAAPADAAKKKAQRQSAPQSRAAKPRTTPRPAPRRPAAVPLPIKQDNAAKLNRIYDEYWDASMRLNPLQATFQGDQRYNDQLPNFLSAASRQQSHDFMVEWLGKVQAVGPTGLQGQDLLSYEIFVRDAQVSLAGEQYPTWMLPINQYYNLSSIIAVLGSGAGAQPFRTVKDYENWSKRSLGIPALFDQAIANMREGKAAGVVQPRALMEKVLPQLDAVIKPTAEESLFWGPIRNMPDDFSAEDKARLSAEYKRMIENRIMPAYRSLRGFIATEYMAAARSTDGMAALPNGRAWYAHNVASSTSPARTPAEIHALGEQEVKDLQARIDAVMKQAKIRGSQQKAFTAMRNDRQFMFRDANALLAYYAETGRRVNAAVPTLFNERPKASLEIKAVEAERAATSSAASYQPGSADGQQPGVLYVNTSDLPSRKRWAVTMQYLHEAIPGHHYQLGAQQELTALPRFRRLGGDVAYVEGWGLYAESLGQELGLYNDPYDQLGYLQTTLLRTVRLVADTGLNAAGWSRQQATDYMVKNADIPAADAASEVERFMALPGQTLAYRVGEIKIRLLRDKAKAELGDRFDPREFHHEILKDGSMPLEILEAKIDRWIASKKA, encoded by the coding sequence ATGCCTTACAGCCCGTTGCGCCTGCTTGCGCTTGCTATTGCCTCGATCATGACGCTGTCCGTTGCGGCCCCTGCCGACGCGGCGAAGAAGAAAGCCCAGCGCCAGTCAGCGCCGCAGAGCCGCGCCGCCAAGCCCCGCACCACGCCGCGCCCGGCCCCGCGCCGCCCGGCCGCAGTGCCGCTGCCGATCAAGCAGGACAACGCCGCCAAGCTCAACCGCATCTATGACGAGTACTGGGATGCCTCGATGCGGCTGAACCCGCTGCAGGCCACCTTCCAGGGCGACCAGCGCTACAACGACCAGCTACCCAACTTCCTGTCCGCGGCCTCGCGCCAGCAGTCGCACGATTTCATGGTCGAATGGCTGGGCAAGGTCCAGGCCGTCGGCCCCACCGGCCTGCAGGGCCAGGACCTGTTGAGCTATGAGATCTTCGTGCGCGACGCGCAGGTCTCGCTGGCCGGCGAGCAGTACCCGACCTGGATGCTGCCGATCAACCAGTACTACAACCTGTCCAGCATCATCGCGGTGCTGGGCTCGGGCGCTGGCGCGCAGCCCTTCCGTACGGTCAAGGATTACGAGAACTGGTCCAAGCGCTCACTCGGCATTCCGGCCCTGTTCGACCAGGCCATTGCCAACATGCGCGAAGGCAAGGCCGCCGGCGTGGTACAGCCGCGTGCGTTGATGGAGAAAGTGTTGCCGCAGCTCGACGCGGTGATCAAACCCACGGCGGAAGAGAGCCTGTTCTGGGGCCCGATCCGCAACATGCCGGACGACTTCTCCGCCGAGGACAAAGCCCGCCTCAGCGCCGAGTACAAGCGCATGATCGAGAACCGGATCATGCCGGCCTATCGCTCGTTGCGCGGCTTCATCGCCACCGAATACATGGCCGCCGCACGCAGCACCGACGGCATGGCCGCGCTGCCCAATGGCCGCGCATGGTATGCACACAACGTCGCCAGCAGCACCTCGCCTGCACGCACGCCGGCCGAGATACACGCGCTGGGCGAGCAGGAAGTCAAGGACCTGCAGGCGCGCATCGATGCGGTGATGAAGCAGGCCAAGATCCGCGGCTCGCAGCAGAAAGCCTTTACCGCGATGCGCAATGACCGCCAATTCATGTTCCGCGACGCCAACGCCCTGCTTGCCTACTATGCCGAGACCGGCCGGCGGGTAAACGCAGCGGTACCCACCCTGTTCAATGAACGGCCCAAGGCCAGCCTCGAGATCAAGGCGGTCGAAGCCGAGCGCGCCGCCACCTCCAGCGCCGCCAGCTACCAACCGGGCAGCGCCGACGGCCAGCAGCCGGGCGTGCTCTACGTGAATACCAGCGACCTGCCCTCGCGCAAGCGCTGGGCGGTGACCATGCAATACCTGCATGAAGCCATCCCCGGCCATCACTACCAGCTGGGCGCACAGCAGGAACTGACCGCCTTGCCGCGCTTCCGCCGCCTCGGTGGTGATGTCGCCTACGTGGAAGGTTGGGGCCTGTACGCCGAATCACTGGGCCAGGAACTGGGCCTGTACAACGATCCTTACGATCAGCTCGGTTATCTGCAGACCACCTTGCTGCGCACCGTGCGGCTGGTCGCCGATACCGGCCTCAATGCCGCCGGCTGGAGCCGCCAGCAGGCCACCGATTACATGGTCAAGAACGCCGACATCCCGGCCGCCGATGCCGCCTCCGAGGTCGAGCGCTTCATGGCATTGCCCGGCCAGACCCTGGCCTACCGCGTAGGCGAGATCAAGATCCGCCTGCTGCGTGACAAGGCCAAGGCCGAACTCGGTGATCGCTTCGACCCACGCGAGTTCCATCATGAAATCCTCAAGGACGGCTCCATGCCGCTGGAGATCCTTGAAGCCAAGATCGACCGTTGGATCGCCAGCAAGAAGGCCTGA
- a CDS encoding DUF502 domain-containing protein has protein sequence MSPEAVSPAPRPSLQRLFLTGLLTLLPIWLTWVVVKFVFVLLSGISSPLIVPLSERIAASFPDYLGWIKVEWMQDITALLATLLVILLVGILSRRVIGQQLLRWFGAVIRRIPLASIIYDSAKKLLDILQTKPGSTQRVVLIDFPHRDMKSIGLVTRVLKEQGTGRELAAVYVPTTPNPTSGYLEIVPVEMLTPTDWTVDQAMSFIISGGAVAPDSVPFTRSADR, from the coding sequence ATGTCGCCTGAAGCCGTCTCCCCCGCCCCCCGCCCCTCCCTGCAACGTCTTTTCCTCACCGGCCTGCTGACCCTGCTGCCGATCTGGTTGACCTGGGTGGTCGTCAAATTCGTGTTCGTCCTGCTCTCGGGCATCAGCAGCCCGCTGATCGTGCCGCTTTCCGAGCGTATTGCCGCCTCGTTCCCGGATTATCTGGGCTGGATCAAGGTCGAATGGATGCAGGACATCACTGCCCTGCTGGCCACTTTGCTGGTCATCCTGCTGGTCGGCATCCTCAGCCGCCGGGTCATTGGCCAGCAGCTGCTGCGCTGGTTTGGCGCGGTGATCCGCCGCATCCCCCTGGCCAGCATCATCTATGACAGCGCCAAGAAGCTGCTGGACATCCTGCAGACCAAACCGGGCAGCACCCAGCGCGTGGTCCTGATCGACTTCCCGCACCGCGACATGAAGTCCATCGGCCTAGTCACCCGTGTCCTCAAGGAACAGGGCACCGGCCGCGAACTGGCCGCCGTGTATGTGCCCACCACCCCCAACCCGACTTCCGGCTACCTGGAAATCGTCCCGGTGGAGATGCTCACCCCCACCGACTGGACGGTGGACCAGGCCATGAGCTTCATCATTTCCGGCGGTGCGGTCGCCCCGGACAGCGTGCCATTCACCCGCTCCGCCGACCGTTGA
- a CDS encoding DUF4442 domain-containing protein, with protein MKASLFRRGINLWPPFLFAGIHVTAISADYRYVRVELRQRPWNVNYVRTHFGGSLFAMTDPFWMLCLLQNMGSRYFVWDKAGAIEFLKPGRGVVWTEFRLDDATLDEVKAATANGDKYLHWFENDVLDGQGDVVARVRKQVYVRLKPEARKAD; from the coding sequence ATGAAAGCCAGCCTGTTCCGTCGCGGCATCAACCTGTGGCCACCGTTCCTGTTTGCCGGCATCCACGTCACCGCCATCAGCGCCGACTACCGCTATGTGCGGGTCGAGCTGCGGCAGCGGCCGTGGAACGTCAACTATGTGCGCACCCATTTCGGCGGCAGCCTGTTCGCGATGACCGACCCGTTCTGGATGCTGTGCCTGCTGCAGAACATGGGCAGCCGCTATTTCGTCTGGGACAAGGCCGGTGCCATCGAATTCCTGAAGCCCGGCCGTGGCGTGGTCTGGACCGAGTTCCGGCTCGATGACGCCACCCTGGACGAGGTCAAGGCCGCTACCGCCAACGGTGACAAATACCTGCACTGGTTCGAGAACGATGTACTCGATGGCCAAGGCGACGTGGTGGCGCGGGTGCGCAAGCAGGTCTATGTGCGGCTCAAGCCGGAAGCGCGCAAAGCGGACTGA